One Manihot esculenta cultivar AM560-2 chromosome 6, M.esculenta_v8, whole genome shotgun sequence DNA segment encodes these proteins:
- the LOC110616468 gene encoding calcium-binding protein CML37: MTKIGEFELVFRHLDKNGDGKISASELSHHVSLIGGKLFMKDAEMVVELLDSDGDGLLGFDDLVKLMEGGGEEEKLQDLREAFAMYDVDNCGFITPRSLRKMLKKLGESKSIDECKMMISQFDLNGDGVLSFEEFRVMMQ; this comes from the coding sequence ATGACCAAGATAGGAGAATTTGAACTTGTGTTTCGCCACCTGGACAAAAATGGTGACGGGAAGATTTCAGCATCAGAACTGAGTCATCATGTGAGTTTGATAGGAGGGAAGCTGTTCATGAAAGATGCAGAAATGGTGGTTGAGTTATTGGACTCCGATGGAGATGGGTTGTTGGGATTTGATGATCTTGTTAAGCTAATGGAAGgtggaggagaagaagagaagttGCAGGATTTAAGAGAAGCTTTTGCAATGTATGACGTAGATAACTGTGGGTTTATAACTCCCAGGAGCTTGAGAAAGATGCTTAAAAAGCTTGGTGAGTCAAAATCTATTGATGAATGTAAAATGATGATAAGTCAGTTTGATCTTAATGGGGATGGTGTTCTTAGCTTCGAAGAATTTAGGGTTATGATGCAGTGA
- the LOC110617472 gene encoding conserved oligomeric Golgi complex subunit 2 translates to MVDSASTPPPRSATDLFSDPLDAHPLWFKPNLFLSPTFDSESYISELRTFVPFDTLRSELQAHLASLNHELIDLINRDYADFVNLSTKLVDVDAAVVRMRAPLLELREKIEGFRGSVEVSLVALRNGLQQRSEAAAAREVLELLLDTFHVVSKVEKLIKELPSVPADWSNGDLSSSVKNAVSNGTSLQPIENGTNLRETQSMLLERIASEMNRLKFYMAHAQNLPFIDNMEKRIQSASLLLDASLGHCFVNGLEHRDENAIYNCLRAYAAIDNTKSAEEIFRTTIVAPLVQKIIPHGQSGMDAGASGDELENDYHQIKQLIHKDCKFLLEISAAENSGLHVFDFLANSILKEVLSAIQNGKPSAFSPGRPTEFLMNYKSSLDFLAHLEGYCPSRSAVAKFRTEAVYAEFMKQWNVGVYFSLRFQEIAGALDSVLAATSLIPVQNSHSGLGNLQDLTLKQSATLLESLRSCWREDVLILLCSDKFLRLSLQLLARYSNWLSSGLAARKTSNTGSSSGYEWAISATPDDFIYIIHDITCLATEVCGDYLDHVLQRLSTCSTNILDQVKQSILQGGKSLNDLAPLAVNAIIEALVDKAVEDLRQVKGITATYRMTNKPLPARHSPYVSGVLRPLKAFLEGERAMTFLTKETRNELLLGAATNITGSYYELAAELVSVARKTESSLQRIRQGAQRRAGASSDVSDHSVSDTDKICMQLFLDIQEYGRNLSVMGVEAANIPAYRSLWQCVAPPDRQSVINL, encoded by the exons ATGGTGGATTCGGCGTCAACTCCACCGCCGAGGTCTGCTACGGACCTATTCTCAGACCCACTTGACGCCCACCCGCTATGGttcaaacccaatctcttccTCTCCCCAACCTTCGACTCCGAGTCCTACATCTCGGAGCTCCGCACCTTCGTTCCATTTGATACGCTCCGTTCTGAGCTCCAGGCACACCTTGCCTCCCTCAACCACGAGCTTATCGACCTCATCAACCGTGATTACGCCGATTTCGTCAATCTCAGTACCAAGCTCGTCGATGTGGACGCTGCCGTGGTGCGCATGCGGGCCCCGCTACTGGAGCTTCGAGAGAAGATCGAGGGATTTAGAGGAAGCGTAGAGGTCTCTCTTGTGGCTTTGAGGAATGGATTGCAGCAGAGATCCGAGGCGGCGGCAGCTAGAGAGGTTTTGGAACTATTGTTGGATACTTTTCACGTGGTCTCTAAG GTTGAGAAACTTATAAAGGAGCTACCAAGCGTGCCAGCTGACTGGTCAAATGGTGATTTGAGTTCAAGTGTAAAGAATGCTGTGAGCAATGGCACTTCCTTACAACCCATTGAGAATGGAACAAATCTCAGGGAGACTCAAAGCATGCTTCTGGAGAGAATTGCCAGTGAGATGAATAGGCTAAAATTCTACATGGCTCATGCGCAG AACCTTCCTTTTATTGACAACATGGAGAAAAGAATTCAAAGTGCAAGCCTTCTATTGGATGCAAGTTTGGGACATTGTTTTGTAAATGGGCTGGAACACCGAGATGAAAATGCAATATACAATTGTTTACGTGCATATGCTGCCATTGATAATACCAAGAGCGCAGAAGAAATTTTTCGCACAACTATTGTAGCTCCATTGGTACAGAAAATTATTCCACACGGACAATCAGGAATGGATGCTGGGGCATCTGGAGATGAACTTGAAAATGATTATCACCAAATTAAACAATTGATCCATAAAGACTGTAAATTCCTTTTGGAAATTTCTGCTGCAG AGAATTCAGGTCTGCATGTATTTGACTTCTTGGCCAACTCGATCTTGAAAGAAGTTCTCTCTGCAATTCAAAATGGAAAGCCAAGTGCTTTTTCCCCGGGAAGACCAACTGAATTTCTGATGAATTACAAATCAAGCCTAGATTTCTTGGCTCATCTTGAAG GCTATTGTCCATCCAGATCAGCGGTCGCAAAATTTCGAACAGAAGCTGTATATGCCGAGTTCATGAAGCAGTGGAATGTTGgggtttatttctctttaag ATTTCAGGAAATAGCGGGGGCGCTGGATTCAGTATTGGCAGCAACCAGTCTTATACCAGTTCAAAATTCACATTCTGGTCTTGGAAATTTGCAAGACCTAACATTAAAGCAAAGTGCCACTCTTTTGGAAAGCTTGAGATCTTGTTGGAGAGAAGATGTTCTCATCCTCTTATGCTCGGACAAGTTTCTTCGCTTATCCCTACAGCTTCTTGCAAG ATATTCAAATTGGTTATCATCTGGACTGGCTGCCCGAAAGACAAGTAATACAGGATCCTCTTCTGGATATGAATGGGCTATTTCAGCTACACCTGATGACTTTATCTAT ATTATTCATGACATAACTTGCCTAGCCACAGAGGTTTGTGGAGACTACCTTGATCATGTACTTCAGCGCCTGTCTACATGTTCTACCAACATTCTTGATCAAGTAAAACAAAGCATTTTGCAAGGTGGAAAGTCATTAAATGATTTGGCACCTCTTGCTGTCAATGCAATCATAGAGGCACTGGTTGATAAGGCTGTTGAG GACTTGAGACAGGTGAAGGGAATAACTGCAACTTACAGGATGACTAATAAGCCTCTTCCTGCCAGACATTCACCCTATGTATCAGGGGTGTTGCGCCCTTTAAAG GCTTTTCTGGAGGGAGAGCGAGCTATGACATTTTTAACCAAGGAAACCAGGAACGAATTACTGCTTGGCGCGGCAACCAACATTACTGGTAGTTATTATGAATTAGCTGCTGAACTTGTCAGCGTG GCTAGGAAAACGGAATCTTCACTACAGAGAATACGGCAGGGTGCTCAACGACGAGCTGGAGCAAGCTCAGATGTCTCAGACCACAGTGTCTCTGATACTGACAAGATATGCATGCAGTTGTTCCTTGATATCCAG GAGTATGGACGCAACCTCTCTGTTATGGGCGTTGAGGCAGCCAACATTCCAGCATATCGTTCCTTGTGGCAATGCGTCGCTCCTCCGGATAGGCAAAGTGTGATTAATTTGTGA